GTTCATTTATTATTATATTATTTACTTATGAGTTTGTTGGATTGGCATTGGAGCATTTTATCTATGGTGAACATGCCCTGCTTTTCTATGGTGCCGCAACGCTGAATGTAACCATCATCATGTCAATGGTTGCACTGGCTGCGATTATGATCATCGGGTGGCTGTTTATGTATAAACAACACTTTGTGGATATACAAAAAAGTAAAATGCCAAAGAGAACACAATGGCTATTTTATAAACTCTTGGCAAAAGAAGCCTATGTCCCAGACTTCTTTATCAAATACATTAAAATTTTCAAGAAAGGTTGAGTATGTTAATGAGCATCATTTTATTAATATTAGCTGCAGGCGTACCTTATTATCTTATTTTAGAGAAAAATAAAAAACTGAACAGTGAAAAGATCTTTTTAATAAGCAGTTTTTTAGTGCTTTGTGCCATTGTGATCTCTTCATTTGTCACAGGTACATACTCTAGTCTGCTAGTGATCATTTCATTACTAAGTGCCATATTTTCTATCTATAAGGCAACCAAAACAACCAATTTTTATAAGTTTGGTTACTATTTGCTCTTTATCAATGCACCATTTTTTATGTTATTTATAAGAGAACAGGGTGTACTTTACACACTCTCTCTATTGATCACACTTGGAGGTGTTTATTCTATAGCAAAACACTATGACAAGTACTATGGAAGTGCCAATTATCATGGTATCAGCGGTACCACCTTGGCGACTCCGTATGTGGGTGCTTTTTTAACCGTTTATTTGATCACCCTTGCACTCTATCCACCATTTCCTAATGCACTCTTTTTACTGAGCAGTATGATCAAAGAGGAACCAACACTGCTATGGTATATCGTGGTAGTGATAGTATTTTTGGGGAACTTCATGGTGGCTATGAGAGTGATGCCAAGGACTGTCTTTGGAACACCCAATACCAATCTACACTATGTGGATCTGACATCCAAGGAGAAGATCATACATTTTATTATTATCATCCTACTACTTGCTCTAAGTATCATTGGATTTAAAGGGGCTATCGCATGAGTATATTAGAAAAACTGAATGCCGTTAAAAATACTGTTCCACACTATTGGCCTATCGGTTCATTCATTCATCATAATCCGCTCAAAGGATTTGAACATCTTAATTTTAAAGAAGGGCTTGATAAAGCCCAGAGTATCTTTGGCGGTAAAGTCTATATGGAGCCATCGTATTATCTAAAGCTCTATGAAGAAGGGAAAATCGATCCTGCCATTCTAAAATCCAACCTGCAAGAAATTCTTGAGATCGACGGCCTGGCAGAATATTATGATCTGGCTGAAAAATGTCTTTTAGAAGTCAATCCGAAATGGAACAGTTTCAGAAGTTCTGCATCTATCAAAGAGCATAAAATCGATGAAGAACTTTTAGCCTATCTGGATGAAAAGTTCTTCTATCATAATAAAGAAAAATGGCGTAAAAAACTTACAAAACATATGACACTGTATGAGATCAATGACATTCTTTTTGACAGAGATGATAAAGAGATCATCGAAAAAGAAGTGATCGAATATATTACACGTTTTTTAGATGAAGAACAGACGACACTCAGTATGTCAAATAGAGATCTGGGGATGTTTGAAACCTTTAAACTCTATGAGAACTTTGACTATGCACATGATTCTGAAACTTTTGTAAGAGAGGCTCTAGAAAAGCTGGAAGTTGCCGATGAAGATATAGAGAGAAACCTTCTTAAACATATTCTGAAACTTCATGGTTGGGCAGGATTTATCAAGTATCGTTCCGAAGACCCGAACTATTATTCACAACAACAGAATCCTTCATCTTTAATGGATTATCTGGCAATCAGATTTTACTATGAACTCAAGTATTTAAAACATAGAAAGATCAGTAGCTACAAAGAACTGGCAAATTACATTCAAGACAATAGTGCGTATGTACTACTCAAAATACTTAAACATAAAGGTAGCTTGCCTGGAAAATTCATCGATGCGATGGAAGAGCGGCAAAACTATGATGATATCTTAGAGAGCTATACACAGTATGTGCTTCAGCTAGATGCGAAGCAAGTGCACCTTGCAAGTGATCATCTGGGTAACACAGAGATACCACTGCCTGAACTTGCCAAGATCATGGAGACGCTAAGAGCAGAGGAAGGATACATCTGGCTTAAATCACTTGAAGACAGTTATATCCGTTCATATGTCGATGAGTTCACCAATGTACCACAAGAGGAAACTGAAAAAGCGGTAGCTTCTGCCACATTCTGTTTGGATGTAAGGTCTGAAGTGATCAGAAGACAGATCGAAAGCTCTGGTCCATACCAAACCTATGGTGCAGGTGGATTCTTGGGTCTTCCGATCGCATTTGTGGAATTTGATAAATCACATGAACTCTTCTTGTCTCCGGCGATCGTAAAAGCGGGAAATATAGTATTTGAAATACCAAAAGAGCGTTATGAAGATTACAGTTCCAAAAAAGGAATGAATAAAACGACCAAAAAAGTATTGAGCGATCTCAAAAACAACCCATATACACCTTATATTATGGTTGAGGCGATCGGCTGGATCTTCGGTATCAACCTTTTTGGAAAAACATTTTCTCCAAGAAGAACACAGAAGCTTTTTTCAAAACTAAAGCCTCAAAAACCAAAGACAACCTATACTTTAGATAAGCTCTCATCTGAAGAGATAGAGATGTATGTCAATAAACTTCATACACATATCATCAGTGAAGTCTTGTCAAACAGCTGCCCTAAAGAATGTACAACAAAAGAGATCCAGGCGATAAGAGATCATCTTGTTCTAGGTAAGGAACTCACTGTGGAATTGTCCAGTGAACTGATAGAAAAACTCAAAAATGAGTACAAGATCACCGAAGAGGACTATAAGTTCCAAAAACATAAACTTTCTATGGTTGGTTTCACACTTGAAGAGAAGGTAAACTATCTTCATAACTACCTGACAATGATAGGTCAAGTGGATCACTTTCCTGAGTTTGTGACTATTATCGGTCACGGAAGTATCTCTGACAACAACCCATTTGAATCAGCACTTGATTGTGGTGCATGTGGAGGAAATATCTCTCTTCCAAATACAAGAGCACTTTGTATGATAGCCAATACAAAAGAGGTACGTGAAGCCTTAAAAGAAAAAGGCATTGATATTCCTGATAGTACTAAATTCATACCGGGGTTACACATCACCACTACCGATGAGATCAAATACTATGATACAGATATCCTCACAGCTGAAGAGATGCCTAGATTTTTCCAGATCATGCGTGACTTTAACAAAGCCTCTCAAATGTCTAGAGAAGAAAGAATAGAAGTGCTTCCATATACCCATACGCAAGAAGATGTCATGATCAAGTCAATGGACTGGTCTGAGCCTAGGCCTGAATGGGGACTGGCGGGTAATATGGGAGCCTTTGCAGGGCCTAGAAGTTCAACAAAACATGTCAATTTACACAATAGGTTCTTTATGCATTCTTATGACTGGAAGGTAGATAATGACAATGCTGATATCCTCACACGTATCTTCAACGGGCCACTTATCGTAGGTGAATGGATCAATATGGAGCACTATTTTTCTACCGTAGATAACGCCGTCTATGGTGCTGGTTCTAAAGTCTATCATAATGTGGTTGCAAAAGTGGGTGTCTATAATGGGAATTACAGTGATCTAAAGATCGGCCTTCCTACACAATCCGTTCTTTTAGAAGGTGAAGCGTATCATGAACCAGTGAGACTACTGACATTTATGGAGGCTCCTTTGGAAAAAGTAGGAAAAGCCGTAGAGAACTCTATAGCAAAAGAGTTTATTTTAAATGAGTGGATCCGTCCAGTGATCATTGATAAAGAGGCTAAAAAAGTCTACACCTATGAGTCAGGTGATTTTAAAGTCATTAAAGAGCTCTAATCGCTCTTTTTATGACATCTTAAGTTTTAAATGATATAAACCTCTTATAAATAGTATAAAAAAAGGAAATAGTATGTATACCCTAGAGATTGAAAAAGAGTGTAGCTGCGTTAAAAAAAGCGGATTTGAAAAAAGTATGACATTCGAATCAAGAGAAGATATGTATAATAAAGCACGCGTTCTAGAGTGTCTGATGAATCAACAGTTTTGTATGACACACTTTTTTGAAGCCGTAGATTATGGTGATAAAATTGTCATACATAGCAGTGTAAGACCTGATGATGAGGACGATGATGACATTGAAGATGCAAATACACTGGTAAAGAAAAGTGATGTTACAATTGGATTTGACGGCAGCCAAGTACCTCCAAAAGAGAGTGGCTCAAACTAATAAAGTCCTGCGTAATAAATAATTATTCTTCTAAGTCAAGGCAGAGTAAAAACACTCCTTGACTAATCTAAAAGTGACTCAACTACTAATAAGAATCACCAAGATGCATAGCAATCTTCGAATCCCATCTTGAAATATCTAATATAATCCAATGCTTGAACCCCTCCTCTATACACTTTTGTACTTCTTTTAGACTTTTATCAAGAATGTATACTTTTCGGAGTAATTTTATCTTATTTAAAGTTTTACTAACTATACTCCCGTAAATAAATGACCAAAAGGAAAAAAGTTTATGTATACAGTACAAATGGAACACGAATGTGGATGTTTTAAAAGAAGTGAATATGCAAGTGAAAAAACATTTGATAATCAACAAGATGCGTACAATTATTCAAAAATAGCCGCAGAATTTATGAATGAGGATTTTTGTTCAAAACATCTCTTTTTTGCTCAAAAAACCTCTGATAATACATTTTTGATCAGAGTAGCTGAGAACCCTAATACAGGCGGTTCATGCGGAACAAGCAGTGCGGGCAGCTGTAGTACTGATGGAGGTTCATGCGGATGTTCATAGCCTCTGCACTTATTTGAAGAGGCAGGTCTGTCTATTCAGAAGCAGTACGCTTCATCACTGGGGTAGAGATCTCTCCTCTCCACCCTCTTTTATTTTTCTTCTATAGTGATATCTGAAGCTATAATATACATCGGTGCATTATGCACATGTAACATAGCACTACCACGACCTACCGCAAAACCATAGAGATCATGCTCTTTGATGATGCTAATGCCGCTCATCATATCAAGAAAAGAGAGTACACTGTTTTGCAGTATTCTTGACTCTTTAATATCTTTAAACGTTATATTGATCGTATGAAGATCTTCCCCTTCATCATCCTGTACCACAAGCGTCACCACTTTTGAAGTATCTGATAGTGATTGCACTGAACGTATCTGAGCATCTTTAAAGTGATGATACTTCTCTAGTAAGCTATTTATTTGTTCCATTTTTGGCCTTTATGTAAGATATGACATCTTAGCGAAAGAAGACTTACTTATACCCTTTGCAAGACGCTCACTGGATTTCAAGGTTTATTATGACAGATAAGATATACAAGTAGAATGGGAGGCATATATTGATCTATAAACAAATCATATAATATTTAATAAAGAATAATATGCTATGCTACATTTAGAACTATCAAGAAAGGATTACACATGAGTAAATTAGATTTAAGACTGACAGAAAACGTACTGCCTGGGCTCAATAAGTTCAATAATGATTTGATAGATGTTAAGAAAAGATCACATGGTGATAGCTCTAAA
This portion of the Sulfurovum xiamenensis genome encodes:
- a CDS encoding DUF2309 domain-containing protein, whose amino-acid sequence is MSILEKLNAVKNTVPHYWPIGSFIHHNPLKGFEHLNFKEGLDKAQSIFGGKVYMEPSYYLKLYEEGKIDPAILKSNLQEILEIDGLAEYYDLAEKCLLEVNPKWNSFRSSASIKEHKIDEELLAYLDEKFFYHNKEKWRKKLTKHMTLYEINDILFDRDDKEIIEKEVIEYITRFLDEEQTTLSMSNRDLGMFETFKLYENFDYAHDSETFVREALEKLEVADEDIERNLLKHILKLHGWAGFIKYRSEDPNYYSQQQNPSSLMDYLAIRFYYELKYLKHRKISSYKELANYIQDNSAYVLLKILKHKGSLPGKFIDAMEERQNYDDILESYTQYVLQLDAKQVHLASDHLGNTEIPLPELAKIMETLRAEEGYIWLKSLEDSYIRSYVDEFTNVPQEETEKAVASATFCLDVRSEVIRRQIESSGPYQTYGAGGFLGLPIAFVEFDKSHELFLSPAIVKAGNIVFEIPKERYEDYSSKKGMNKTTKKVLSDLKNNPYTPYIMVEAIGWIFGINLFGKTFSPRRTQKLFSKLKPQKPKTTYTLDKLSSEEIEMYVNKLHTHIISEVLSNSCPKECTTKEIQAIRDHLVLGKELTVELSSELIEKLKNEYKITEEDYKFQKHKLSMVGFTLEEKVNYLHNYLTMIGQVDHFPEFVTIIGHGSISDNNPFESALDCGACGGNISLPNTRALCMIANTKEVREALKEKGIDIPDSTKFIPGLHITTTDEIKYYDTDILTAEEMPRFFQIMRDFNKASQMSREERIEVLPYTHTQEDVMIKSMDWSEPRPEWGLAGNMGAFAGPRSSTKHVNLHNRFFMHSYDWKVDNDNADILTRIFNGPLIVGEWINMEHYFSTVDNAVYGAGSKVYHNVVAKVGVYNGNYSDLKIGLPTQSVLLEGEAYHEPVRLLTFMEAPLEKVGKAVENSIAKEFILNEWIRPVIIDKEAKKVYTYESGDFKVIKEL